Proteins encoded by one window of uncultured Draconibacterium sp.:
- a CDS encoding YeeE/YedE thiosulfate transporter family protein, with protein sequence MGPLIPNGVIGEGWDFVIAILLGIAFGFILEASGFSSSRNLAGVFYGYNFVVLRVFFTALIVAMVGLMYFDYVGWLDLSKIFILPTFLTPMIVGGVIMGVGFVLGGYCPGTSFTGIAIGKLDAVFFTIGLYLGIFGFSLAYPLFEDFFTSGDMGNITLTDLTGIPAPIFAFVFTVVALAAFWGTMFIEKRVRKNMKQYKF encoded by the coding sequence ATGGGACCTTTAATTCCTAATGGTGTAATAGGCGAAGGCTGGGATTTTGTAATTGCAATCCTCCTGGGGATCGCATTCGGATTTATTCTTGAAGCATCGGGATTTTCTTCATCACGAAATCTTGCCGGTGTATTCTATGGCTACAACTTTGTTGTTCTTCGCGTATTTTTTACCGCATTGATAGTAGCAATGGTTGGGCTGATGTATTTTGATTATGTTGGTTGGCTCGATCTTTCAAAAATATTTATTCTACCCACATTCTTAACGCCAATGATTGTTGGAGGAGTTATAATGGGAGTTGGCTTTGTTTTGGGTGGGTATTGCCCGGGTACGAGTTTTACGGGCATTGCCATCGGTAAACTCGATGCAGTGTTCTTCACCATTGGACTTTACCTTGGAATCTTTGGATTTTCGCTGGCTTATCCACTGTTTGAAGATTTCTTTACCAGTGGCGATATGGGAAATATTACCCTAACCGATCTGACAGGAATTCCGGCACCGATATTTGCCTTTGTATTTACAGTTGTGGCACTGGCTGCGTTTTGGGGAACAATGTTTATTGAAAAACGCGTTCGGAAAAACATGAAACAATACAAGTTCTAA
- the nrfD gene encoding NrfD/PsrC family molybdoenzyme membrane anchor subunit → MKEELFVSGRNIPNIDPYLNIWHWQIPLYLFLGGLAAGILFFAGYFVVRGKENEMKTTVKIAPIIAPIALVLGLFALFLDLKHKLFFWQLYTTIRLESPMGWGAWTLMIITPISFVWVASYMKELVPGWNWKFEFLEKFEALVIKYRVALAWIMMIYAIILGVYTGILLSAFNARPLWNTSILGPLFLVSGFSTGLAAIIWMSKDEKERKILSRIDLVFIFIEIFLIVHMFMGFLAGSETAIEAANLFLGGEFTVSFWVFVVVIGLMLPALFETLEIWGMHVPKWLPPVMILFGGFMFRFIMVEAGQITRYLY, encoded by the coding sequence ATGAAAGAAGAATTATTTGTAAGCGGAAGAAATATTCCGAACATTGATCCATACCTCAATATATGGCACTGGCAAATTCCACTCTATTTGTTTTTAGGTGGTTTGGCAGCAGGTATATTATTTTTTGCAGGATATTTTGTTGTCAGGGGGAAAGAGAATGAAATGAAGACAACAGTTAAAATTGCCCCAATCATTGCTCCAATTGCATTGGTACTTGGACTGTTTGCACTGTTTCTGGATTTGAAACACAAACTTTTCTTTTGGCAATTATACACAACCATTCGGTTGGAATCGCCAATGGGTTGGGGAGCTTGGACATTGATGATCATTACTCCGATATCGTTTGTTTGGGTAGCAAGTTATATGAAAGAACTGGTGCCGGGCTGGAACTGGAAATTCGAATTTCTTGAAAAATTCGAAGCCTTGGTAATTAAGTACCGGGTTGCTCTTGCCTGGATCATGATGATTTATGCTATTATTCTTGGAGTTTATACCGGGATATTACTTTCAGCATTTAACGCACGTCCGCTGTGGAATACATCCATTCTTGGGCCACTTTTCCTTGTCTCCGGATTTTCAACCGGACTTGCAGCTATAATTTGGATGAGTAAAGATGAGAAAGAACGGAAAATCTTAAGCAGAATCGACCTTGTTTTTATTTTCATAGAAATCTTTCTGATTGTGCATATGTTCATGGGATTTCTGGCAGGATCGGAAACTGCTATCGAAGCTGCAAATCTTTTCCTTGGAGGAGAATTCACTGTGAGTTTCTGGGTATTTGTTGTAGTAATCGGATTGATGCTGCCTGCTCTATTCGAAACCCTTGAAATTTGGGGTATGCACGTGCCAAAATGGTTACCTCCGGTTATGATTTTATTTGGTGGTTTTATGTTCCGCTTTATTATGGTTGAGGCCGGACAAATAACACGATATCTTTATTAA
- a CDS encoding rhodanese-like domain-containing protein yields the protein MHIHELNPWRTLIAVSVFVIVLVVGFLTMPKPLFEYEKSMDESIEALLDGEDYFYPWELEDVIANKPDSIVLFDIRDNFVFGQGHIPGAENLSANTLTFPENVERLAALRDMGVTIVLYGENELQANGPWMFFRQVGFNNIKLLLGGYEYYKANEDDLYNTMSDDAYFSGFPKYDYADMAAPKDGAELISDQDNKPVQVRRREKTNVAAGGC from the coding sequence ATGCATATACACGAACTAAATCCGTGGAGAACATTAATCGCAGTTTCAGTTTTTGTGATCGTTCTCGTTGTTGGTTTCTTAACCATGCCAAAACCTTTGTTTGAATACGAAAAAAGTATGGATGAAAGTATCGAGGCCTTACTCGATGGAGAAGATTATTTCTATCCGTGGGAGCTGGAAGACGTGATTGCCAATAAACCTGACAGTATCGTTTTGTTCGATATTCGCGATAATTTTGTGTTTGGCCAGGGACATATTCCCGGAGCCGAGAACTTGTCGGCAAATACTTTAACATTTCCGGAAAATGTAGAGCGTTTAGCTGCACTTCGAGACATGGGAGTAACTATTGTTTTATATGGCGAAAACGAATTGCAGGCAAATGGTCCATGGATGTTCTTCCGCCAGGTGGGGTTCAATAATATCAAGCTATTGTTAGGCGGATACGAGTATTACAAAGCGAATGAAGATGATTTATACAATACAATGAGCGACGATGCTTATTTCAGCGGATTTCCAAAGTACGATTATGCCGACATGGCCGCGCCGAAAGATGGAGCAGAACTTATTTCAGATCAGGATAACAAACCGGTACAGGTACGTCGACGCGAAAAAACAAATGTTGCTGCCGGAGGTTGTTAA
- a CDS encoding YeeE/YedE thiosulfate transporter family protein, which translates to MSSEKNTIKQPKYINPYLGGVLLGLLILVTIFITGRGLGASGAVKSAVVTTSNTVAPKATEANAYMKQFVSDDHSPMYTWLVFESLGILLGGIFSGIVFGRIKKFRTDKGPQITNKKRLILAVVGGALFGIGSQFGRGCTSGAALSGSATFALGGVIVMFAIFGTGYAVAYVFRKLWI; encoded by the coding sequence ATGAGTTCAGAAAAAAATACAATAAAACAACCAAAATACATCAACCCATATTTGGGTGGAGTATTACTCGGGTTACTGATTCTTGTAACCATATTTATTACAGGCCGCGGACTGGGTGCCAGCGGTGCAGTAAAAAGTGCGGTTGTAACAACATCAAATACAGTGGCACCAAAAGCTACTGAGGCAAATGCCTATATGAAACAATTTGTCAGCGACGATCATTCGCCAATGTATACATGGTTGGTGTTTGAATCGTTGGGAATTTTACTTGGAGGAATTTTTTCAGGTATTGTTTTCGGAAGAATCAAGAAATTCAGAACTGATAAAGGACCTCAGATTACCAATAAAAAACGATTGATTCTGGCGGTAGTTGGCGGAGCGTTGTTTGGAATTGGCAGTCAGTTTGGGAGAGGATGTACCAGTGGAGCTGCATTAAGTGGAAGTGCAACTTTTGCCTTGGGAGGAGTTATTGTGATGTTTGCCATTTTTGGCACCGGATACGCAGTAGCCTATGTATTTAGAAAACTTTGGATTTAA
- a CDS encoding CDP-alcohol phosphatidyltransferase family protein, with product MRSIIKQIPNFITTLNLLSGVIATIFAIDGHLIWAGIFICAASVFDFADGLAARALKAYSEIGKQLDSLSDLVSFGVAPGAILFTLLEFSLFGKNLPIHEIVADWWEWLILFSAFLVPVFGAIRLAKFNVFTSDEPFFRGLPIPSNGIFWASLGLMLEFPKYYEYFEYIYTTKNLVMLGIFMSGMMVINLPMFSLKVKNLRIKENWYRYLFLALSAVLLVVFNVYGLAMVILLYIILNVIFYLFKVKF from the coding sequence ATGAGAAGCATAATTAAACAGATACCCAATTTTATTACCACTCTTAACCTCCTGTCTGGAGTTATAGCAACTATTTTTGCTATAGACGGGCACCTGATTTGGGCAGGAATATTTATTTGTGCAGCGTCCGTTTTCGACTTTGCCGACGGGCTTGCAGCAAGGGCGTTAAAAGCCTACTCTGAAATTGGTAAACAACTTGATTCATTATCCGATTTAGTTTCGTTTGGTGTGGCTCCGGGAGCCATTCTGTTTACTTTGCTTGAGTTTTCGTTATTCGGGAAAAACCTGCCAATTCATGAAATTGTTGCTGATTGGTGGGAATGGCTCATCCTCTTTTCTGCTTTCCTTGTGCCGGTTTTTGGTGCAATCCGATTGGCAAAATTTAATGTATTCACCAGCGACGAACCTTTTTTCAGAGGCTTGCCTATTCCCTCAAACGGAATCTTCTGGGCTTCACTTGGTTTAATGCTCGAATTCCCGAAATACTACGAATATTTCGAATACATCTATACCACAAAAAACCTGGTTATGCTTGGAATTTTTATGTCGGGAATGATGGTGATCAACCTGCCGATGTTCTCGCTGAAAGTAAAAAACCTGCGAATTAAAGAAAACTGGTACCGCTATCTTTTCCTTGCACTGTCCGCCGTTCTGCTCGTTGTTTTTAATGTGTACGGATTAGCAATGGTTATTTTACTTTACATTATTCTTAATGTGATTTTTTACTTGTTCAAAGTAAAGTTCTAA
- a CDS encoding 4Fe-4S dicluster domain-containing protein, whose product MRYAMAIDTKKCVGCGDCVVACQTENNVPHGYCRDWIVERVDGTYPSLSLEFRSERCNHCDNSPCVRCCPTGASHIAEGGVVLVTHHKCIGCGACIQSCPYDARYSHPEGYVDKCTFCLHRVQKGQNPACVDVCPTKCLYFGDLDDPNSDVSLAIKDRSWKVLAPEAGTKPQLYFLT is encoded by the coding sequence ATGAGATATGCAATGGCAATCGACACCAAAAAGTGTGTTGGGTGTGGCGACTGTGTAGTGGCCTGTCAAACAGAAAATAATGTGCCGCATGGTTACTGTCGCGACTGGATTGTTGAACGCGTTGACGGAACCTATCCAAGTTTGAGTCTTGAATTTCGTTCAGAGCGTTGTAATCACTGCGATAATTCTCCGTGTGTGAGATGTTGTCCAACCGGAGCGAGTCATATTGCTGAGGGGGGAGTGGTACTGGTAACGCATCATAAATGTATTGGTTGTGGTGCCTGTATTCAGTCGTGCCCGTACGATGCACGTTACTCACATCCTGAAGGCTATGTTGATAAATGTACCTTCTGTTTACACCGTGTTCAGAAAGGACAAAATCCGGCCTGTGTTGATGTATGTCCCACCAAGTGTCTTTATTTTGGCGATCTTGATGATCCAAACAGTGATGTTTCACTCGCTATTAAAGACCGTAGCTGGAAAGTACTGGCTCCTGAAGCCGGAACAAAACCACAATTGTATTTTCTTACCTAA
- a CDS encoding phosphatidate cytidylyltransferase: MSNIVKRSLTGIIYIAVMLGGTLLHPIVFAVVFSTLLFFTQYEFYALVEKAGHHPSRIIGSVFGVIFFLICFGLSNNYLPRHFGFSFIPIVVILLIVEIFRSNKHTLENGGFSTLGFAYIALPFSLMNFVVHTSVNGHNTFYPWIMVGVFFILWINDSAAYLFGTSFGKHKMCKNISPAKSWEGLIGGAVFAIIMGILNSVMFQAISMISWIGIALLTVIFGTLGDLFESKIKREIDVKDSGTIMPGHGGFLDRLDSLLFVIPAIFIWLIFTGNV, encoded by the coding sequence GTGAGTAATATTGTTAAACGCTCTTTAACCGGAATAATTTATATCGCTGTCATGCTTGGTGGCACATTACTGCATCCCATTGTGTTTGCGGTAGTTTTTTCAACTCTTTTGTTTTTTACGCAGTACGAATTTTATGCCTTGGTTGAAAAGGCAGGTCATCACCCTTCGCGAATAATCGGAAGTGTTTTTGGTGTCATCTTCTTCCTTATTTGTTTTGGGTTGTCAAATAATTACCTGCCTCGACATTTTGGCTTTAGTTTTATTCCCATTGTTGTTATTCTTCTAATAGTTGAGATTTTCAGAAGTAATAAACACACGCTCGAAAACGGAGGATTCAGCACCCTTGGTTTCGCCTACATAGCATTACCTTTTAGTTTGATGAATTTTGTGGTACACACCTCTGTGAATGGACACAATACCTTTTACCCATGGATTATGGTAGGTGTATTTTTTATACTTTGGATAAACGATTCGGCAGCATATTTGTTTGGAACCAGCTTTGGGAAACATAAAATGTGTAAAAATATTTCTCCGGCAAAATCATGGGAAGGACTAATAGGCGGCGCAGTGTTTGCAATAATTATGGGCATTTTAAATTCTGTAATGTTTCAAGCCATTAGCATGATAAGCTGGATAGGGATTGCATTACTAACGGTTATCTTTGGTACACTCGGCGATCTTTTCGAATCGAAAATTAAACGCGAAATAGACGTGAAAGATTCGGGCACGATAATGCCCGGTCACGGTGGTTTCCTCGACCGTTTAGATAGTTTACTTTTTGTGATCCCGGCAATTTTTATTTGGCTAATATTTACCGGAAACGTTTAA
- a CDS encoding molybdopterin-dependent oxidoreductase, protein MKTRRDFIKISTAGAGAAALSFKAFGSKGFGLFESKTEGPVSDEDLTPYPTYCEVCFWKCAAWAYVDKSGTIRKIVGNKNDPHCNGRLCPRGTGGVGMVYDEDRLKTPLIRDTRKDGSQYFREATWDEALNKVADKMKEVKEKYGPESFGLFNHGTPGGHFHHLLRAYGSESNAEPAFANCRGPRSSAYFSTFGAYVGSPECTDIRDTKCLVLIGSHLGENMHNSQVQEMSDAIDNGATIITVDPRFSTAAAHSNHWLPIKPATDIALLMAWIHVLIYEGLYDKDYVEQYTFGLDYLKDHVKNMTPEWAYGITTIEPEEIRKTARAMANAAPSVIIHPGRHVVWYGDDTQRGRAMAILTALLGAWGKRGGLYFPEGVSVPAYPHPHFPEPEWTWKDWNEDRFPLATMGITTEALKASIPRYNYKHQLKAWLVAGTNLPLSMPDKPLFKEAADAVEFIAVMDTMPMDITGYADVVFPEATYLERYDVIRSAANREPNIALRMPAIEPKYDSKPGWWIAKQIGERLGLHDYFNYDDYSEVIDWQLKQLGTSLEEMKKIGVKKFPRKSGPLYLGDGEEFDFNTTTGKIELYSVDFADHGFDAIPKYTKHPEPPQNFYRLIYGRAPMHTFSRTSNNPNLSDLMSENNVWVNPKVADLWELKNGQEVWLKNQDDAITSFPVKVRITERIRWDSVYMVHGFGHKNKKLSRAFGKGASDTEMITNVVVDPVMGGTGMRGNFITFLTEDPAGERKEVKA, encoded by the coding sequence ATGAAGACAAGACGGGATTTTATCAAAATTTCAACTGCCGGTGCCGGAGCTGCAGCGTTAAGCTTTAAGGCATTTGGTTCGAAAGGTTTTGGCCTTTTTGAATCAAAAACAGAAGGTCCGGTAAGTGATGAGGATCTTACTCCGTATCCAACTTATTGCGAAGTATGTTTTTGGAAATGTGCGGCGTGGGCTTATGTCGACAAAAGCGGAACAATACGAAAGATTGTTGGTAATAAAAACGATCCGCACTGTAACGGCCGTTTATGCCCTCGCGGAACAGGAGGTGTTGGCATGGTTTACGATGAAGATCGTTTAAAAACACCACTTATCAGGGATACTCGTAAGGACGGTTCTCAATATTTTCGTGAAGCAACCTGGGATGAAGCCTTAAATAAGGTTGCCGACAAGATGAAGGAAGTAAAAGAAAAATACGGTCCTGAATCTTTCGGATTGTTTAATCACGGAACTCCCGGTGGCCATTTTCACCACTTGTTGCGTGCTTATGGTTCAGAAAGTAATGCCGAGCCGGCATTTGCCAACTGTCGTGGACCACGTTCGTCGGCTTATTTTTCAACATTTGGAGCTTATGTAGGTTCGCCTGAATGTACCGATATCAGAGATACCAAGTGTTTGGTATTAATTGGTTCGCACCTGGGTGAGAATATGCACAATTCGCAGGTGCAGGAAATGTCGGATGCCATTGATAACGGAGCAACTATAATTACGGTTGATCCGCGATTTTCGACAGCAGCAGCGCACTCCAATCACTGGCTGCCCATTAAACCGGCAACTGATATTGCTTTGTTAATGGCATGGATTCACGTATTAATTTACGAAGGTTTATACGATAAAGATTACGTTGAGCAATATACATTCGGTCTTGATTATTTAAAAGATCATGTAAAAAATATGACTCCGGAGTGGGCTTATGGAATTACCACAATTGAACCGGAAGAAATTAGAAAAACTGCCCGTGCTATGGCCAATGCAGCGCCTTCGGTGATTATTCATCCGGGACGCCATGTTGTTTGGTACGGCGACGATACGCAACGCGGACGTGCAATGGCAATTTTAACAGCTTTGCTCGGAGCATGGGGAAAACGCGGTGGATTGTATTTCCCTGAGGGCGTTTCTGTTCCTGCTTACCCGCACCCACATTTTCCTGAGCCCGAATGGACATGGAAAGATTGGAACGAAGATCGATTCCCGCTGGCAACAATGGGAATTACAACTGAGGCTTTAAAAGCATCTATTCCGAGATACAATTATAAACACCAGTTGAAAGCCTGGTTGGTGGCCGGAACAAACCTTCCGCTTTCGATGCCGGATAAACCGTTGTTTAAAGAAGCTGCTGACGCTGTTGAGTTTATTGCAGTTATGGATACCATGCCAATGGATATTACGGGTTATGCCGATGTGGTTTTCCCGGAAGCAACATACCTGGAGCGTTACGATGTAATTCGATCAGCAGCCAACCGCGAGCCAAACATTGCCTTGCGTATGCCGGCAATCGAACCAAAATACGATTCGAAACCGGGTTGGTGGATTGCCAAACAGATTGGCGAACGCCTTGGATTGCACGATTACTTTAACTACGATGATTATTCGGAAGTAATCGACTGGCAGTTGAAACAACTGGGTACTTCGTTGGAAGAAATGAAGAAAATCGGTGTGAAGAAATTCCCACGGAAAAGTGGACCATTATACTTAGGTGATGGTGAAGAATTTGATTTTAATACCACAACAGGAAAAATTGAACTGTATTCAGTTGATTTTGCCGACCATGGTTTTGATGCCATTCCAAAATATACCAAACATCCAGAGCCGCCACAGAATTTCTACCGTTTGATTTATGGTCGTGCGCCAATGCATACGTTCAGCCGTACATCAAATAATCCAAATTTATCGGATTTGATGAGTGAAAACAATGTATGGGTAAATCCAAAAGTTGCTGATTTGTGGGAACTTAAAAATGGACAGGAAGTGTGGCTGAAAAACCAGGACGATGCAATTACATCGTTCCCTGTAAAAGTGCGGATTACCGAACGAATTCGTTGGGATTCGGTTTATATGGTTCACGGATTTGGACATAAAAACAAAAAACTCTCGAGGGCATTTGGAAAAGGAGCCAGCGATACCGAAATGATTACCAATGTAGTAGTTGACCCTGTTATGGGCGGTACAGGAATGAGAGGAAACTTTATAACATTTTTAACAGAAGATCCTGCAGGGGAGAGAAAGGAGGTTAAAGCATGA
- a CDS encoding Rieske (2Fe-2S) protein, which translates to MIIKNRRVFLKVAVAGFVAFFLFIWNKLTLRHIETSGAEEALVPLNKNKEVQFFDKYIIVNADNKTTVFSSNCSHLGCKIDKMANGKLVCPCHGSEYDLQGQVIKGPAYKNLTVVNSTISEDGKSIIVKG; encoded by the coding sequence ATGATAATTAAAAACCGAAGAGTTTTTTTAAAAGTTGCTGTAGCCGGTTTTGTGGCGTTTTTTTTATTCATCTGGAATAAATTAACTCTCCGTCATATTGAAACTTCAGGTGCGGAAGAAGCCCTGGTTCCTCTGAACAAGAACAAAGAAGTACAGTTTTTCGACAAATACATTATTGTTAATGCGGATAATAAAACCACGGTTTTTTCTTCAAATTGCAGTCATCTGGGATGCAAGATCGATAAAATGGCAAACGGAAAACTAGTTTGCCCTTGCCACGGCTCGGAGTATGATTTGCAAGGACAGGTAATAAAAGGACCCGCTTATAAAAACCTTACCGTAGTAAATTCTACGATTTCGGAAGACGGAAAATCCATAATTGTAAAAGGATAA
- a CDS encoding rhodanese-like domain-containing protein codes for MNRNYIFLTILMLVLAGGTLFLTTENEPDQIAPEELLQEIIQPTRYVSTDQVAKMIIQGDPSLLMVDVRPEAEFEEYAIPGSVNVPLENLLIDDNLSYFGVPGVKVVFISNDDIRADQTWVLTKRLGINGTYVMKGGLNCWMQTIIEPLPPEDDAAKKEHELYAFRKGAQIYFTGAESAAPDGENVEVQVRRREKTNVAAGGC; via the coding sequence ATGAACCGAAATTATATTTTTCTTACCATATTAATGCTGGTGTTGGCCGGAGGAACGCTGTTTCTTACAACCGAAAACGAGCCAGATCAAATTGCTCCTGAAGAATTGCTGCAGGAGATTATTCAGCCAACAAGGTATGTTAGTACCGACCAGGTGGCTAAAATGATTATTCAGGGAGATCCTTCATTATTAATGGTAGATGTGAGACCTGAAGCAGAGTTCGAGGAATATGCCATTCCCGGATCGGTTAATGTACCTTTAGAAAACCTGCTTATCGATGATAACCTTTCCTATTTTGGAGTACCCGGCGTTAAAGTGGTATTCATTTCCAACGACGATATCCGTGCCGATCAAACATGGGTCCTTACCAAACGTCTGGGGATTAATGGTACGTATGTTATGAAAGGTGGCTTAAATTGTTGGATGCAAACGATTATCGAGCCACTTCCGCCGGAAGACGATGCTGCAAAAAAGGAACATGAACTTTATGCATTTCGTAAAGGAGCTCAAATTTATTTTACCGGTGCCGAATCAGCAGCTCCCGATGGAGAAAATGTTGAGGTGCAGGTGCGCAGAAGAGAAAAAACAAACGTTGCAGCTGGCGGTTGCTAA
- a CDS encoding sigma-54 dependent transcriptional regulator: protein MSKILVIDDERSIRNTLKDILEYEKYEVDLAEDGTKGIEKIRSAEYDIVLCDIKMPGLDGIEVLERLVVLAPDTPVVMISGHGNIDTAVDSIKKGAFDYIEKPLDLNRLLITIRNAMDKSTLVTETKILKKKVNKKFQIIGESKAITEIIQMADRVAPTDARVLITGANGSGKELVARRIHDQSNRSSGPFVEVNCAAIPSELIESELFGHEKGAFTSAVKQRKGKFEQANGGTLFLDEIGDMSLSAQAKVLRALQESIISRVGGDKHIKVDVRVVAATNKNLANEIDDNKFREDLYHRLSVILIHVPTLNERLEDIPLLASHFIKQICGEYGMQEKTITEKAIKELQKINWTGNIREFRNVIERLIILCDKEITDADVLKFAAPLK from the coding sequence ATGTCAAAGATCCTGGTAATAGATGATGAGAGAAGTATTCGGAACACTTTAAAAGATATTCTCGAATACGAGAAATATGAAGTAGATCTGGCAGAAGATGGAACAAAAGGAATCGAGAAAATTCGTTCGGCAGAGTACGATATTGTTCTTTGTGATATTAAGATGCCGGGATTGGACGGAATTGAAGTGCTTGAAAGACTGGTAGTTTTGGCACCCGATACTCCGGTAGTAATGATATCGGGACACGGAAATATTGATACCGCCGTTGACTCTATAAAAAAAGGAGCCTTTGATTATATTGAAAAACCGCTTGACTTAAATCGTTTGTTGATTACCATCCGTAATGCAATGGATAAATCAACATTGGTAACAGAGACTAAAATCTTGAAGAAAAAAGTCAATAAAAAGTTTCAAATAATTGGTGAGTCAAAAGCCATTACCGAAATTATTCAAATGGCCGACCGTGTTGCTCCAACCGATGCACGTGTTCTGATAACTGGCGCTAATGGCTCGGGAAAAGAGCTGGTGGCACGACGTATTCATGATCAGAGTAATCGTTCATCGGGCCCGTTTGTAGAGGTGAATTGTGCTGCAATTCCTTCTGAGTTGATTGAAAGCGAGTTGTTTGGTCATGAAAAAGGAGCATTTACATCAGCAGTAAAACAACGCAAAGGAAAATTTGAACAAGCCAACGGAGGAACACTTTTCCTGGATGAAATTGGCGATATGAGCCTTTCGGCACAAGCCAAAGTTTTGCGCGCACTGCAGGAAAGTATTATCAGCCGTGTTGGAGGTGACAAACACATAAAAGTGGATGTTCGGGTAGTGGCAGCAACCAATAAAAACCTGGCGAACGAAATTGATGACAATAAATTCCGAGAAGACTTATACCACCGTTTAAGCGTAATTCTTATTCACGTTCCTACACTTAACGAACGCCTTGAAGATATTCCTTTATTAGCCAGCCATTTTATAAAACAAATTTGTGGTGAGTACGGAATGCAGGAGAAAACCATTACCGAAAAAGCCATAAAGGAGCTACAAAAAATTAACTGGACCGGGAATATTCGCGAGTTCAGAAACGTGATTGAAAGGCTTATTATTTTGTGCGATAAGGAAATAACTGATGCCGATGTGTTAAAGTTTGCCGCACCTTTGAAATAG